Proteins found in one Haemorhous mexicanus isolate bHaeMex1 chromosome 23, bHaeMex1.pri, whole genome shotgun sequence genomic segment:
- the LOC132337909 gene encoding putative uncharacterized protein AFDN-DT produces the protein MEGWKSWSKLGQWKVGSLGASWGSGRLEVLEQAGTVEGWKSWSKLGQWKVGSLGASWGSGRLDVLEQAGTVEGWKSWSKLGQWKVGGVGASWNSGRLEVLEQAGTVEGWKSWSKLEQWKVGSLGASWDRGRLEVLEQAGPVEGWRSWSKLEQWKVGGLGASWGSGRLEVLEQAGAVEGWRCWSKLGQWKVGSLGASWASGRLEVLEQAGAVEDWRSWSKLGQWKIGSLGASWGSGRLEVLEQAGTVEGVPAHGRGWSGMISKVPVQPKQFCDSLKGIRLFVQQVGFEILLLSQPCAWNEIVGGSSATTGEDTDTPLTLSF, from the exons ATGGAAGGTTGGAAgtcttggagcaagctggggcAATGGAAGGTTGGAAgtcttggagcaagctggggcagtggaaggttgGAGGTGTTGGAGCAAGCTGGAACAGTGGAAGGTTGGAAgtcttggagcaagctgggacagtggaaggttgGAAgtcttggagcaagctggggcagtggaaggttgGATgtcttggagcaagctgggacagtggaaggttgGAAgtcttggagcaagctggggcagtggaaggttgGAGGTGTTGGAGCAAGCTGGAACAGTGGAAGGTTGGAAGTCTTGGAGCAAGCTGGAACAGTGGAAGGTTGGAAGTCTTGGAGCAAGCTGGAACAGTGGAAGGTTGGAAgtcttggagcaagctgggatcGTGGAAGGTTGGAAgtcttggagcaagctgggccAGTGGAAGGTTGGAGGTCTTGGAGCAAGCTGGAACAGTGGAAGGTTGGAGgtcttggagcaagctggggcagtggaaggttgGAGgtcttggagcaagctggggcagtggaaggttgGAGGTGTTGGAGCaagctggggcagtggaaggttgGAAgtcttggagcaagctgggccAGTGGAAGATTGGAAgtcttggagcaagctggggcagtggaagaTTGGAGgtcttggagcaagctgggacagtggaagattGGAAgtcttggagcaagctggggcagtggaagaTTGGAGgtcttggagcaagctgggacagtggaaggtgtccctgcccatggcagggggtggagtGGGATGATCTCCAAGGTCCCCGTCCAACCCAAGCAGTTCTGTGATTCCTTGAAGGGAATTCGTCTCTTCGTTCAGCAGGTGGGCTTTGAAAtcctcctcctgtcccagccttgTGCCTGGAATGAGATCGTGGGTGGCTCAAGTGCCACCACAG GTGAAGACACAGACACTCCACTGACTTTGTCCTTCTGA